Proteins found in one Bremerella volcania genomic segment:
- a CDS encoding lysophospholipid acyltransferase family protein — MRPKLVVDYVVYLIVRLFICTVQATPLSVCAQVSKCLAWLASDILKIRGNLVHSNLKNAFPEITVEDRKKLARRSWYHLCLMVCEIAHAPRKLHDTNWHKHIQMKDIHIQIEQALGRRPVVVLLGHFGNFEVMGYCTGMLGFPTYTVARPLDNPFLHKYLEEFRSSTGQIILPKQGSAPYIEEVLNQNGTLALLCDQNAGAKGCWVEFLNRPASYHKAISVFSMTSGAPLVFLYMRRTGGPMQFEFGVEGIYDPAECDEPKGVKEVTQWYNEMLERVVRRDPDQYWWVHNRWKDDRPAKKREKEKKRLEAARVAAAA; from the coding sequence ATGAGGCCCAAGCTTGTTGTTGATTACGTCGTTTATTTGATCGTTCGCCTGTTCATCTGCACGGTACAGGCAACGCCCCTTTCGGTCTGCGCCCAGGTTTCCAAATGCCTGGCCTGGCTGGCAAGCGACATTCTGAAGATCCGCGGTAACCTGGTTCATTCGAACCTGAAGAATGCCTTCCCAGAGATTACCGTTGAAGACCGGAAGAAGCTGGCCCGCCGCAGCTGGTACCACTTGTGCCTGATGGTCTGCGAGATCGCCCACGCGCCGCGCAAGCTGCACGATACCAACTGGCACAAGCACATCCAGATGAAGGACATCCACATCCAGATCGAGCAGGCCCTCGGCCGCCGCCCGGTGGTGGTGCTGCTGGGACACTTCGGCAACTTCGAGGTGATGGGCTACTGCACCGGCATGCTCGGCTTCCCCACCTACACCGTGGCCCGGCCGCTGGACAATCCGTTTCTGCACAAGTACCTGGAAGAGTTCCGAAGCAGCACCGGCCAGATCATCCTGCCCAAGCAAGGGAGCGCCCCGTACATCGAAGAGGTACTCAACCAAAACGGAACGCTGGCCCTGTTGTGCGATCAAAACGCCGGCGCGAAAGGATGCTGGGTCGAATTCCTGAACCGCCCGGCCTCGTACCACAAAGCCATCAGCGTCTTCTCGATGACCAGCGGCGCCCCGCTGGTGTTCCTCTACATGCGCCGCACCGGCGGCCCCATGCAATTCGAATTCGGCGTCGAAGGCATCTACGACCCCGCCGAGTGCGACGAACCTAAAGGGGTCAAAGAAGTCACCCAGTGGTACAACGAAATGCTAGAGCGCGTGGTACGCCGCGACCCAGACCAGTACTGGTGGGTGCATAATCGCTGGAAAGACGACCGACCGGCGAAGAAGCGGGAGAAGGAGAAGAAGCGGTTGGAAGCGGCGCGGGTGGCTGCGGCTGCTTAG
- a CDS encoding PEGA domain-containing protein, with the protein MTDKEFEQLLRTGAENEVEKLISLFAKPFADIPIPEDDFKALLRQAITNAKGYSESELIEVNFGILETSHWADGFGYSASVGNGVWEQITFNDSNEIAVVTRSVDLGGGETHNEPKLTYVPYVALGLNRSWAYLDLQSTPSEADIDLNVTKGKTRVKKFLRPGAYEIEAAKEGFVTQQKKIDVHGGNAYEIKFELDKVKVDETEMK; encoded by the coding sequence ATGACTGATAAAGAGTTTGAGCAACTGCTACGAACGGGTGCGGAAAATGAAGTCGAAAAGCTTATCAGTCTTTTTGCAAAGCCCTTTGCAGACATCCCGATCCCTGAGGATGATTTTAAAGCCTTACTGCGCCAGGCAATCACGAACGCAAAGGGATACTCCGAGTCCGAACTAATCGAAGTAAATTTCGGCATTTTGGAAACCAGTCATTGGGCCGATGGTTTCGGATATTCCGCTTCAGTAGGGAACGGGGTTTGGGAGCAGATTACATTTAATGATTCGAATGAGATTGCCGTCGTAACACGAAGTGTCGATCTTGGTGGCGGGGAAACGCATAATGAGCCCAAGTTGACTTACGTCCCCTACGTCGCTTTGGGTCTTAATCGTTCGTGGGCGTATCTCGATTTGCAATCGACTCCATCTGAAGCGGACATTGATCTCAACGTTACAAAAGGAAAGACTCGAGTTAAAAAGTTTTTGCGACCCGGCGCATATGAAATCGAGGCAGCAAAAGAAGGCTTTGTAACGCAGCAGAAGAAGATCGACGTTCACGGCGGTAATGCGTATGAGATTAAATTTGAGCTGGATAAAGTCAAAGTTGACGAAACGGAAATGAAATAG
- the pgsA gene encoding CDP-diacylglycerol--glycerol-3-phosphate 3-phosphatidyltransferase, whose product MSDKPIPSDVIFNVPNTLTAIRFVLSIVAFVLLPLHLIWAALVIFIVAVSTDWIDGYWARKYNQVTKFGRIFDPFVDKIIICGTFVFLVAIPGSGVAAWVAVVVMGREMLVTVIRSFVEQHGGDFSANWPGKWKMAFQCALAILSMIVLGLDDGTAQTTWYGISNVAVWLVYLFNLIVWGTVGLTLASGWIYIVDAVRMIRSGTLSTD is encoded by the coding sequence ATGTCAGATAAGCCCATTCCATCGGACGTCATCTTCAATGTCCCCAATACATTGACGGCCATCCGCTTCGTTCTTTCGATTGTGGCCTTCGTCCTGTTGCCGCTGCACTTGATCTGGGCGGCCCTGGTCATCTTCATCGTGGCCGTCTCAACCGACTGGATCGACGGGTACTGGGCTCGAAAATACAACCAGGTCACCAAGTTCGGCCGGATCTTCGATCCTTTCGTCGACAAGATCATCATCTGCGGAACGTTCGTCTTCCTGGTGGCGATCCCCGGAAGCGGCGTCGCGGCATGGGTGGCCGTGGTGGTGATGGGACGCGAGATGCTGGTGACCGTGATACGCAGTTTCGTCGAACAGCACGGCGGCGACTTTTCCGCCAACTGGCCAGGCAAGTGGAAGATGGCCTTCCAGTGTGCGCTAGCCATCTTGTCGATGATCGTTCTGGGGTTGGATGATGGAACGGCCCAAACCACATGGTACGGCATCAGCAATGTGGCAGTGTGGCTCGTCTACTTGTTCAATTTGATCGTCTGGGGCACCGTTGGTCTGACATTGGCATCGGGTTGGATTTATATTGTGGATGCCGTTCGCATGATTCGCTCCGGAACCCTCTCAACAGACTGA
- a CDS encoding Gfo/Idh/MocA family protein encodes MAFGFGIIGTGMIAEFHAKAIADIPDAKLIGCYNRTAEKAKKFAEAQGITAYETLEEMLANPEIHVVTICTASGAHMEPGVAAAKAGKHVIIEKPLDVTLARCDAIIDACRENNVKLATIFPSRFHGPSTEMKKAVNEGRFGKLSLGDAYVKWFRTQEYYDSGAWRGTWQLDGGGALMNQAIHSVDLLCWLMGDVESITANCSLIGHERIEVEDVAVASLKFKSGALGTIEASTAVYPGYLKRIEIHGTKGSAVMEEEDIKSWDFAEPTEEDEAIKKRLAGKTETGGGAADPKAIGHHGHRAQFEDLLAAVQEDREPAINGPEGRRSVEVILAIYQAAATGQRVDFPLKKDPDLSGWSPGK; translated from the coding sequence ATGGCGTTCGGATTTGGCATTATTGGTACCGGGATGATCGCGGAATTTCACGCCAAGGCAATCGCCGACATTCCCGACGCCAAGCTGATCGGCTGCTACAACCGCACCGCCGAAAAGGCGAAGAAGTTCGCCGAAGCGCAGGGCATTACCGCCTACGAAACGCTCGAAGAGATGCTGGCCAACCCCGAGATTCATGTCGTCACCATCTGCACGGCCAGTGGGGCCCACATGGAACCAGGCGTCGCTGCCGCCAAAGCCGGCAAGCATGTCATCATCGAGAAACCACTCGACGTGACCCTCGCCCGCTGCGATGCGATCATCGACGCTTGCCGCGAGAACAACGTCAAGCTGGCAACCATCTTCCCCAGCCGTTTCCATGGTCCTTCGACCGAAATGAAAAAGGCCGTCAACGAAGGCCGCTTCGGGAAGCTTTCGCTGGGGGATGCCTACGTGAAGTGGTTCCGCACGCAGGAGTACTACGACAGCGGTGCCTGGCGCGGCACATGGCAGTTGGATGGCGGCGGAGCCCTGATGAATCAGGCGATCCACAGCGTCGACCTGCTGTGCTGGTTAATGGGGGACGTCGAGTCGATCACCGCCAACTGTAGCCTGATCGGGCACGAGCGGATCGAGGTCGAAGACGTCGCCGTCGCTTCGCTGAAATTCAAAAGCGGCGCGCTCGGCACGATCGAAGCCAGCACGGCCGTGTACCCTGGCTACCTCAAGCGAATCGAGATCCACGGCACGAAGGGTTCGGCCGTGATGGAAGAAGAAGACATCAAAAGCTGGGACTTCGCCGAACCGACCGAAGAAGACGAAGCCATCAAAAAACGTCTGGCCGGCAAGACCGAAACCGGAGGAGGTGCCGCCGACCCGAAAGCGATCGGCCATCATGGACACCGGGCCCAGTTCGAAGATCTGCTGGCCGCCGTCCAAGAAGACCGCGAACCAGCCATCAACGGCCCTGAAGGCCGCCGCTCGGTCGAGGTGATCCTGGCAATCTACCAGGCCGCCGCCACTGGCCAGCGCGTTGATTTCCCACTCAAGAAAGACCCCGACCTCAGCGGCTGGTCGCCAGGGAAGTAG
- a CDS encoding CPBP family intramembrane glutamic endopeptidase, producing the protein MIPLILGFGLIGYASLVLMISVSVWVGVVRCLATNQPILETQPAPVARWGLLDIIGGTLGFIVLANLFVSPYVGGGASSIADLTVEQRIGAMWGQISAQSLVCLGIFILIIARGGLTLVIGDNWAAFRKDVLIGIATFCALCVPVILLQVVIAQFVEYKHELITMIMESPTPAIIIPVLVSAVLVAPLTEEFAFRLLLQGWLEEVMAGRYLSAGQILMGRHGTPQKDLSDGLPEERFSAETETEEIPPAEPAYPERPSLMVFPIFASSIIFALLHFGQGAAPIPLFFLALGLGYVYQKRRTIVPSLVVHMMLNGQSMLLLIFQIFFGESLEAPPV; encoded by the coding sequence GTGATTCCATTGATCCTTGGCTTCGGTCTGATCGGATATGCGTCGCTGGTTTTAATGATCAGCGTTAGCGTTTGGGTGGGTGTCGTTCGCTGCCTGGCGACCAATCAGCCGATCCTCGAAACGCAGCCTGCCCCGGTTGCTCGCTGGGGCCTATTGGACATTATCGGCGGAACGCTCGGGTTCATCGTCTTGGCGAACTTGTTCGTCTCTCCCTATGTGGGCGGCGGAGCATCAAGCATAGCCGATCTGACGGTCGAGCAGCGGATCGGTGCGATGTGGGGGCAGATCTCAGCACAGTCACTGGTGTGCCTGGGGATCTTCATCCTGATCATCGCTCGCGGCGGGCTGACGCTGGTGATCGGCGACAATTGGGCCGCATTCCGCAAAGACGTGCTGATCGGCATTGCCACGTTTTGTGCGCTATGCGTGCCGGTGATCCTCCTGCAGGTCGTGATCGCGCAGTTCGTCGAATACAAGCACGAACTGATCACCATGATCATGGAGTCCCCCACGCCGGCGATCATCATCCCGGTGCTGGTCTCGGCCGTGTTGGTCGCGCCGCTGACCGAAGAGTTCGCCTTTCGCCTGCTACTGCAGGGATGGCTGGAAGAGGTCATGGCGGGCCGGTACCTTTCCGCCGGACAGATCCTGATGGGCCGTCATGGAACGCCCCAGAAAGATCTAAGCGACGGCTTGCCTGAAGAGCGCTTCAGCGCCGAAACCGAAACGGAAGAGATTCCCCCGGCCGAGCCAGCTTACCCCGAGCGTCCTTCGCTGATGGTCTTCCCGATATTTGCCAGCTCGATCATTTTCGCCCTGCTGCATTTTGGCCAGGGAGCGGCCCCGATTCCGCTCTTTTTCCTGGCCCTCGGTCTCGGATACGTCTACCAGAAGAGGCGCACTATCGTTCCGAGTCTGGTCGTGCATATGATGCTCAATGGGCAATCGATGCTGCTTTTGATCTTTCAGATCTTCTTCGGCGAGTCGCTCGAAGCACCGCCGGTTTAA
- a CDS encoding PTS sugar transporter subunit IIA, with product MPSQDFDLDELAAYLHLTPPQVEKLASRDDIPGRKVAGKWKFSKADIHHWLEHRIGVFDDTELERVEGVLDRHGKHEEPVRISDMLHESTIKIPITSRSPRKVITEICDVAMQAGYLWDEPKMIDAVLQRESMHSTALDNGVALLHPRRPLPAIISEGFLAMGRTYQGIPFGGSRGILTDVFFLIGSIDDPSHLRTLARLSRIINDSTVLEGIRKADHADEVLDLICEREDAI from the coding sequence ATGCCTTCCCAAGATTTTGATTTGGATGAACTGGCCGCTTATCTTCACCTGACACCCCCTCAGGTCGAAAAGCTCGCCAGCCGCGACGATATTCCCGGCCGCAAGGTCGCTGGAAAGTGGAAGTTTTCCAAAGCGGACATCCATCATTGGCTGGAGCATCGGATCGGCGTGTTCGACGATACCGAGCTGGAGCGCGTCGAGGGGGTGCTCGATCGGCACGGCAAGCACGAAGAGCCGGTCCGAATCTCGGACATGCTGCACGAAAGCACCATCAAGATTCCAATCACCAGCCGCTCGCCGCGCAAGGTGATCACCGAGATCTGCGACGTCGCGATGCAGGCCGGTTACCTGTGGGACGAACCGAAGATGATCGACGCGGTGCTGCAGCGTGAAAGCATGCATTCGACGGCGCTTGACAACGGCGTGGCGCTGCTTCACCCGCGGCGGCCGCTGCCGGCGATCATTTCCGAAGGCTTTCTGGCGATGGGACGCACCTACCAGGGAATCCCGTTTGGTGGCAGCCGGGGGATTTTGACCGACGTTTTCTTTTTGATTGGCTCGATCGACGATCCCTCGCACCTGCGAACGCTGGCCCGGCTCAGCCGGATCATTAACGACAGCACGGTCCTCGAAGGGATTCGCAAGGCTGATCACGCCGACGAGGTACTCGACCTGATTTGCGAACGCGAGGACGCCATTTAG
- a CDS encoding sugar phosphate isomerase/epimerase family protein, with the protein MKSHPLLIILSFSLCLPWVHADEPEVLRQDNLVAWCIVPFDASKRTPEQRAAMLKQLGIQKCAYDWRAEHVPTFEAEIQAYQKEGIEFFAFWRTHDQALELFKKYDLHPQIWDMIPQPNAESQEAKVEQAANRLKGVAERTKQAGLPLGLYNHGGWGGEPRNMVAVCQKLREMGYDQVGIVYNFHHGHEHIADWAEVFALMKPYLICLNLNGMNDKAQPKILGTGKGKYERAMIEAIVASDYDGPIGILDHRNELDAKESLQENLTGLAALRKELSGAAK; encoded by the coding sequence ATGAAATCTCATCCTCTGCTGATCATCCTCTCGTTCTCACTATGCTTGCCATGGGTTCACGCGGACGAGCCTGAGGTGCTGCGGCAAGACAACCTCGTTGCGTGGTGCATCGTGCCGTTCGATGCGTCGAAGCGAACGCCCGAGCAGCGCGCCGCGATGCTCAAGCAGCTCGGCATTCAAAAGTGTGCCTACGACTGGCGGGCCGAGCACGTACCAACCTTCGAGGCCGAGATTCAGGCGTACCAAAAGGAAGGGATCGAGTTCTTCGCGTTCTGGCGCACGCACGACCAGGCGCTGGAGCTGTTCAAAAAGTACGACCTGCATCCGCAGATCTGGGACATGATTCCGCAGCCCAATGCGGAGTCTCAGGAAGCCAAAGTCGAGCAGGCCGCCAACCGTTTGAAAGGAGTGGCCGAGCGAACCAAACAGGCCGGCCTTCCACTGGGACTCTACAACCACGGCGGCTGGGGCGGCGAGCCGCGGAACATGGTGGCCGTTTGCCAGAAGCTACGTGAGATGGGCTACGACCAGGTGGGCATCGTCTACAACTTTCATCACGGTCACGAGCACATCGCCGACTGGGCGGAGGTGTTCGCGCTAATGAAGCCGTACTTGATTTGCTTGAACCTGAACGGCATGAACGATAAGGCTCAGCCGAAGATCCTGGGCACCGGTAAGGGGAAGTACGAACGGGCCATGATCGAAGCGATTGTCGCCAGCGATTACGACGGGCCGATCGGGATTCTGGATCACCGGAATGAACTCGACGCGAAGGAGTCGCTGCAGGAAAACCTGACCGGGCTGGCGGCGCTTCGCAAGGAGCTGTCTGGTGCTGCAAAGTAA
- a CDS encoding type 1 glutamine amidotransferase domain-containing protein has translation MSKKLQGKRIAFLATDGFEQVELTKPWDAIQEAGAEVVLVSPKNGKIQGMNHDEKADQFEVDLNVEKASAENFDGLVLPGGVANPDSLRMCETSVSFIRDFFKQHKPVAAICHGPWTLIEAGVVEGRQVTSWPSLKTDLTNAGANWVDQECVCDEGLVTSRNPDDLPAFCEKAIEEFAEGKHAEQTA, from the coding sequence ATGTCTAAGAAACTACAGGGTAAACGAATTGCATTTCTCGCCACCGATGGCTTTGAGCAAGTCGAACTGACCAAACCATGGGACGCCATCCAAGAGGCGGGAGCTGAAGTCGTGCTGGTTTCACCCAAGAATGGAAAAATTCAAGGGATGAACCACGACGAGAAGGCGGACCAGTTCGAGGTCGATCTGAACGTCGAAAAAGCCTCGGCCGAAAACTTCGACGGACTCGTCCTGCCAGGCGGCGTCGCCAACCCGGACTCGCTACGCATGTGCGAAACATCCGTGAGCTTCATCCGCGACTTCTTCAAACAGCATAAGCCGGTCGCGGCCATTTGCCACGGTCCCTGGACGCTGATCGAAGCAGGCGTCGTTGAAGGCCGTCAGGTCACGTCATGGCCGAGCCTCAAAACCGATTTGACGAATGCTGGTGCCAACTGGGTCGACCAGGAATGCGTGTGCGACGAAGGTCTGGTTACCAGCCGGAATCCCGACGACCTGCCGGCATTCTGCGAAAAGGCGATCGAAGAATTCGCCGAAGGAAAACATGCCGAGCAGACTGCGTAA
- a CDS encoding 6-bladed beta-propeller, with translation MRLLSMPVALVLTCVMALSLVAQEKQPPVRMGCGLMTFDTVPGWGLRPDGQSAIGPCHGSVVIDKEGNIYTSAKAGVFVFSPDGNVIQSYLGKDYSNIHDMEIRTEGDAEFIYGARNNDAEGIKFNAHTGEVVLRLPLPEEAGLGKIKFNPTAITVAANGDIYLSNGYASNHIFKFDKDGKYVMHFGEKGNGLKQFNTAHGMTLDTRYEPNRLLICDRNHQPKGRLLHYTLDGEFIEEVITGLGMPTAVAIQGDFVSVPDLHGRLVVLDKTNTIIAVLGNNPDPAKGRNYNIPQDQWVEGVFSGTHGSFWDAEGNLYVQDWNVAGRIMKLVRVDALK, from the coding sequence ATGCGTTTGCTTTCGATGCCAGTCGCCCTTGTCCTTACCTGCGTCATGGCTTTGTCGCTTGTCGCCCAGGAGAAGCAGCCGCCGGTTCGGATGGGTTGCGGGCTGATGACGTTCGACACGGTTCCTGGTTGGGGTCTGCGACCCGATGGCCAATCGGCGATCGGCCCGTGCCATGGGTCGGTGGTGATCGACAAAGAAGGCAACATCTACACCAGCGCCAAGGCAGGCGTCTTCGTCTTTTCGCCCGATGGCAACGTCATTCAAAGCTACCTGGGCAAGGACTACTCGAACATCCACGACATGGAGATTCGCACCGAAGGAGACGCCGAGTTCATTTACGGTGCCCGCAACAACGACGCCGAAGGGATCAAGTTCAACGCCCACACCGGCGAGGTCGTCTTGCGTTTGCCGCTGCCGGAAGAAGCCGGCCTGGGCAAGATCAAGTTCAACCCGACCGCGATCACCGTGGCTGCCAACGGCGATATCTACCTGTCCAACGGTTACGCCAGCAATCACATCTTCAAGTTCGATAAAGATGGCAAGTACGTGATGCACTTCGGTGAAAAAGGGAATGGCCTGAAGCAGTTCAATACGGCTCACGGCATGACGCTCGACACGCGCTACGAGCCGAACCGACTGTTGATCTGCGATCGCAACCACCAGCCGAAAGGCCGCTTGCTGCATTACACGCTCGACGGTGAGTTCATCGAAGAAGTGATCACCGGCCTGGGCATGCCGACTGCCGTGGCGATCCAAGGAGACTTCGTTTCGGTGCCTGACCTGCACGGCCGGTTGGTAGTGCTCGACAAAACGAACACCATCATCGCGGTGCTCGGCAACAACCCCGACCCAGCCAAGGGACGCAACTACAACATCCCGCAGGATCAATGGGTAGAAGGCGTGTTCAGCGGAACGCACGGTTCGTTCTGGGATGCCGAAGGGAACCTGTACGTGCAGGACTGGAACGTGGCAGGGCGGATCATGAAACTGGTGCGCGTCGATGCTTTGAAGTAA
- a CDS encoding Mur ligase family protein, with product MSQTITSRVGVSLRSLLPEAKFFGGSDIFAKACCARPEHVLPGEVFIAICEDQEDGHDRVDEAIERGASAVVSEKPLPVSVPVCVVGDSREAYGQLCHALADQPTDRIKVIGVTGTNGKTTTCLLIKAILQKAGAKVGSLTSLGFDNGYDEQSWGHPTPNPAIMADMLSRMQYNGCTHAVIEASSEGLVKQHLAGVQLDVAAFTNIRQNHIELHGSARNYYRAKKKLLKYLRSTGVAIFNGDDSNCVRLLNQAEVPSLSIAVHGVGEITASVVERHKSEQTFMLTAGSQSVPVCTRMIGDHHVYNCLIAAAVCLVYGVDLKTVVRGLESVETLPGRMQRIECGQSYGVFIDQAHTHDGLAVALKTLRRVTHGRLICVLGAHESSDRVNRPLLGRVAERGSDVSLITMSGTGGTSQNEVVHDIIDGFARPAKAHVIPNRKEAIRYALSQAEIGDTVLITGQTTERLVSDRVEQSEPRDCDVTRELLYEMVQEEGTTPTTEAKVIAFPR from the coding sequence ATGTCGCAGACAATCACTTCTCGCGTTGGAGTATCGCTTCGTAGTTTGCTACCGGAAGCGAAATTCTTCGGCGGAAGCGACATCTTCGCCAAAGCCTGTTGTGCCCGGCCTGAACACGTTTTGCCTGGTGAGGTCTTCATTGCCATCTGCGAAGACCAAGAAGACGGTCACGATCGAGTCGATGAAGCCATCGAGCGCGGTGCCTCTGCGGTTGTTTCCGAAAAACCACTCCCTGTTAGCGTGCCGGTGTGTGTGGTCGGAGACAGCCGCGAGGCATACGGACAGCTTTGCCATGCCCTGGCCGATCAGCCAACCGACCGCATCAAGGTGATCGGCGTCACCGGCACCAACGGCAAGACGACCACCTGCCTGCTGATCAAAGCCATTTTGCAAAAGGCGGGCGCCAAGGTCGGCAGTCTGACCAGCCTGGGCTTCGACAACGGCTACGACGAACAATCGTGGGGCCACCCCACGCCCAACCCGGCCATCATGGCCGATATGCTTTCCCGCATGCAGTACAACGGCTGCACTCACGCGGTGATCGAAGCTTCCAGCGAAGGTCTGGTCAAGCAGCATCTGGCTGGCGTTCAGCTGGACGTCGCCGCGTTCACCAACATTCGCCAGAATCACATCGAACTGCACGGCTCGGCCCGCAATTACTACCGAGCCAAGAAGAAGCTGCTGAAATACCTCCGCAGCACAGGCGTCGCGATCTTCAACGGGGATGACTCGAACTGCGTGCGGCTCTTGAACCAGGCGGAAGTCCCTTCACTGTCGATTGCCGTGCATGGGGTCGGCGAAATCACCGCTTCGGTGGTCGAACGCCACAAGAGCGAACAAACGTTCATGCTGACAGCCGGTAGCCAAAGCGTGCCCGTCTGTACGCGGATGATTGGTGACCATCACGTTTACAACTGCCTGATTGCCGCGGCGGTGTGCCTGGTTTATGGAGTGGATCTGAAAACGGTCGTTCGCGGGCTTGAGTCGGTCGAGACCTTGCCGGGCCGGATGCAGCGAATCGAATGCGGCCAGTCGTACGGCGTCTTCATCGACCAGGCCCATACCCACGACGGACTGGCCGTCGCTTTGAAAACGCTTCGCCGAGTAACCCACGGCCGGCTGATCTGCGTGCTGGGTGCTCACGAATCGAGCGACCGGGTGAATCGCCCTTTACTGGGAAGAGTTGCCGAACGCGGGAGCGACGTCTCGCTGATCACCATGAGCGGAACCGGTGGCACCTCGCAAAACGAAGTGGTGCACGACATCATCGACGGCTTTGCCCGACCGGCCAAAGCACACGTGATTCCCAACCGCAAAGAAGCGATTCGCTACGCATTGAGCCAGGCCGAAATCGGCGACACGGTGTTGATCACCGGCCAGACGACCGAACGCTTGGTCAGCGATCGCGTCGAACAAAGCGAACCCCGCGACTGCGACGTCACGCGCGAACTTCTGTATGAAATGGTTCAGGAAGAGGGAACGACCCCCACGACCGAAGCCAAGGTCATCGCGTTTCCTCGGTAA
- the rimO gene encoding 30S ribosomal protein S12 methylthiotransferase RimO gives MTSLPIIDLNAPSPSKAADSCGSDGAKGKYSFISLGCPKNLVDSERMLGLLDQDGYQLTQETEGSDFVVINTCGFIERARDESFAAIEEMLELKRQGKIKGVIVSGCLAERQKDTLLETCPEIDQIVGVFGREEITRVADRLVGKLEEQRTVFKPAPVRALNDRNRLRITPRHFSYLKISEGCDRLCTFCAIPKMRGKHATKPMEEVVAEAEELAADGVRELIVVAQDTTYYGMDLYGESRLAELLSKLNEVQGIDWIRLMYFYPMYVTRPLLETIAACDKIVPYVDIPLQHINDTMLRRMARRVTRSQTEELVGQMREIIADLNIRTTFITGFPGETDEQFLELADFIEAQRFERVGVFTYSKEEGTPAVRLDDHLPEELMEQRREHLMAIQQEVVFDHNEAKVGQTIDVLIDQPVPGEKTAFIGRTVADAPDVDCVTYVTGKGLKPGDIVPTEIVMYKDYDLVGVASGPAR, from the coding sequence ATGACCAGTTTGCCAATCATCGATCTGAATGCACCCAGCCCCTCCAAGGCCGCCGACTCGTGCGGTTCTGACGGTGCCAAGGGAAAGTATTCCTTTATCAGCCTGGGTTGCCCCAAGAACCTGGTCGATAGCGAACGCATGTTGGGCCTCTTGGATCAGGACGGCTACCAGCTAACGCAAGAGACCGAAGGCTCCGACTTCGTCGTGATCAACACGTGCGGCTTCATCGAACGGGCCCGCGACGAATCGTTCGCCGCGATCGAAGAGATGCTTGAACTGAAGCGCCAAGGGAAGATCAAAGGGGTGATCGTCTCCGGCTGCCTGGCCGAAAGGCAAAAAGACACGCTGCTGGAAACGTGCCCCGAGATCGACCAGATCGTCGGCGTGTTCGGCCGCGAAGAAATCACCCGCGTGGCCGATCGCCTGGTGGGCAAGCTGGAAGAACAACGTACCGTCTTCAAACCGGCCCCGGTGCGAGCCCTGAACGATCGTAACCGTTTGCGAATCACGCCTCGGCATTTTTCGTACCTGAAGATTTCCGAAGGGTGCGACCGGCTGTGCACGTTCTGCGCGATCCCAAAGATGCGCGGCAAGCACGCGACCAAGCCAATGGAAGAAGTGGTCGCCGAAGCGGAAGAACTGGCCGCCGATGGCGTGCGCGAGCTGATCGTCGTCGCCCAGGACACCACCTACTATGGCATGGACCTGTACGGCGAGTCGCGACTGGCTGAACTGCTTTCCAAGCTGAACGAAGTCCAGGGAATCGACTGGATTCGGCTAATGTACTTCTACCCGATGTACGTCACTCGGCCGCTGCTGGAAACGATTGCCGCGTGCGACAAAATCGTCCCGTACGTCGATATTCCGCTGCAGCACATCAACGACACGATGCTCCGCCGGATGGCCCGCCGCGTGACGCGCAGCCAGACCGAAGAACTGGTCGGACAGATGCGTGAGATCATCGCCGACTTGAACATCCGCACGACGTTCATCACCGGCTTCCCTGGCGAAACGGACGAGCAGTTCCTGGAACTGGCCGACTTCATCGAAGCCCAGCGTTTTGAACGCGTGGGCGTGTTCACCTACTCGAAGGAAGAAGGGACCCCGGCGGTTCGCCTGGACGATCACTTGCCGGAAGAACTGATGGAGCAGCGCCGCGAGCACTTGATGGCGATCCAGCAGGAAGTCGTTTTCGATCACAACGAAGCGAAGGTCGGCCAGACGATCGACGTGTTGATCGATCAGCCGGTGCCCGGCGAGAAGACGGCATTCATCGGCCGAACCGTCGCCGATGCCCCGGACGTCGACTGCGTCACCTACGTCACCGGCAAAGGACTCAAGCCAGGGGATATCGTACCGACCGAGATTGTCATGTACAAAGACTATGACCTGGTCGGCGTGGCGAGTGGCCCTGCCAGATAG